In the Duncaniella freteri genome, one interval contains:
- a CDS encoding restriction endonuclease subunit S, whose amino-acid sequence MKQQYDSYKPSGIDWIGDIPSHWKIQRLKFGMNLINGRAYLQPELLSEGKYRILRVGNFFTNDSWYYSDMELEDNKYCSKGDLLYAWSASIGPYIWNEEKVIFHYHIWKVGLSGKMDKKYSFYLLDVITKVKLNDMHGSAMQHLTMENMNNSDIIVPPLAEQEAIAAWLDEKCGEIDAAIAKVDREIELIDELKQSEISRVVTRGLNPDTPLRPSGIDWIGDIPEHWTIRKTAQLFHGIGSGTTPTSGSNKYYCEDGINWLQTGDLNDGTISDTSKKITTAALHDFSALKIYPQGSIVIAMYGATIGKLGKLNIETATNQACCVLPYSNEIDNDFAFYVFRAGKRTLINSAYGGGQPNISQDTIKSFKLALPPLSEQQAIADYLDKKCAEMDGLKAKLTKKRETLKELRQSIISEVVTGKRKVI is encoded by the coding sequence ATGAAACAGCAATACGATTCATATAAGCCCTCCGGCATCGACTGGATCGGGGATATTCCGAGCCATTGGAAGATTCAACGATTAAAATTCGGCATGAATCTTATAAATGGCAGAGCTTATCTTCAGCCAGAATTGTTATCCGAGGGCAAATATCGGATTTTGAGAGTTGGAAATTTTTTCACAAACGACTCTTGGTACTATTCTGATATGGAGTTGGAAGATAATAAATACTGTTCTAAAGGGGATCTTTTATATGCATGGTCTGCTTCTATTGGTCCATACATATGGAATGAAGAAAAAGTTATCTTTCACTACCATATATGGAAGGTTGGTTTATCAGGTAAAATGGATAAAAAATATTCCTTCTATTTGCTTGATGTCATCACGAAAGTAAAGTTGAATGACATGCATGGTTCGGCAATGCAACATTTAACTATGGAAAACATGAATAACTCCGACATCATAGTACCTCCTCTTGCTGAGCAGGAGGCGATAGCGGCATGGCTGGATGAGAAGTGTGGGGAGATTGATGCGGCGATTGCAAAGGTTGACCGAGAGATTGAGTTGATTGACGAATTGAAACAGAGCGAGATTTCGCGTGTCGTCACCCGTGGTCTCAATCCCGACACTCCCCTCCGCCCCTCCGGCATCGACTGGATCGGCGACATCCCTGAGCACTGGACTATCAGGAAAACGGCTCAATTATTTCATGGTATTGGTAGCGGCACAACGCCAACGTCTGGTAGTAACAAATATTATTGTGAGGATGGTATCAATTGGCTTCAAACCGGAGACTTAAATGATGGGACTATTAGTGACACATCAAAGAAAATAACAACCGCTGCTCTACATGATTTTAGTGCATTAAAAATTTATCCCCAAGGATCCATTGTTATAGCCATGTATGGAGCTACTATTGGAAAATTGGGGAAATTAAATATCGAAACCGCTACAAATCAAGCATGTTGCGTACTACCTTACAGTAATGAGATCGATAATGATTTTGCATTTTATGTATTTAGGGCAGGAAAGCGTACGTTAATTAATTCAGCTTATGGTGGTGGACAGCCCAATATTAGTCAAGATACTATCAAGTCTTTTAAATTAGCCCTACCTCCACTGTCCGAGCAGCAGGCAATCGCCGACTACCTTGACAAGAAGTGTGCCGAGATGGATGGATTGAAGGCAAAACTCACCAAGAAACGAGAGACGCTGAAAGAACTGCGTCAGTCAATAATTTCGGAGGTCGTGACCGGCAAACGAAAAGTTATCTAA
- a CDS encoding DEAD/DEAH box helicase produces the protein MDYSNFYISAERMLVDSLVTLWFKGRAKEQNYMRKILTEDEPLLAEPVFQSIFPWEEDRETFGEHSSKLGILTPQFVDALSSENVNEDLRFPRDRHPYKHQTKSWQTMLSGKGKTIVVTSGTGSGKTECFMIPVLQDIAQRNEKGCVQAIFLYPLNALMKSQQKRIHAWCNAIPDKVTYAIYNGDTEKSKRAQSYTERFYPQLITRPQIRQTPPQVLFTNPTMLNYMLVRAEDKEILEKSKGKLKWILLDEAHTYTGSAASELALQLRRVLDAFGVTIDQVNFAVTSATMGDEKDSATEIKLKKFVAQLTGKSLDSIVVIGGKRVIPEMDRAKAQDAINAVNREFSTNITLEAIERLRAKLNSKPVLTTNEIAKLLDTKIAKSRIKSLRLIDVLGNKIPGLNLADGKEAALLPSRAHFFIRSINGVYVCVNPECDRHKDHRLNIGNLTTYQNTNCPSCKSKMLEVTTCPSCGGLIVFGETSNSKGFRMHTNVIDLDKMLFYDESDDISVLEEQSAEITNNDEDTDGFAPFYLAKPEGKCLRHHTMEHLHLFDHKEGKIKIAPEGIDWEIAYKSLRHSDRNQQLCPHCGNAIKDRNYLRASATQMGRILTSLILDNAEVSKGRDAETLYDGRKYITFTDNRQGSARSAMGINQDVERAWIRSSIFHKLADKRLDLVQPAGLSDSESQLYNYLTSQPRESLPQMLLEQLILLETKKTGNSSVPAPPEIGWDELMRNLENDVEFRTLYKHVKETHGNRKYPNQSSYLKALLVDQFGWIPRRANSLENMGFVRLVYPDLRKAKCPTILASKGCTNQDWQDFLKICLDYQIRGGRHYMLSDEFNNYLTQINFTSAIYPSNSELRKNGIPVTKWPKLRHGRSGVSDSQSRLVLLLCAFLGYDNESEFNQEKSANVDSVLKEAWDFLTTNILTPVDSENNGYMLDLLGPKVRLQQIVTGHVCPVDNVIVDVVFKGYSPRMNGYIGKENFERFLVTQTFDYPYFPFRTIEWSDKSVKEWIESNLSKLMKTGLYSDIHERIYLKRPIFLAAEHSAQQSNEDLDRFEKDFNAGHLNILSCSTTMEMGVDIGGISEVVMNNVPPKSSNYLQRAGRAGRRNESKALALTFCAPNPIGSHTWTHPHYPITHLTETPLLKLESRQLIQRHINAFIFGHFVSEQGGFKVTSRVKDFFIKDDGLSLFDAFLIHVDKIVSGQRQDMVESYNRIVRGTAIENLPLEDAAYSTKRDIAATKCGFDTHLGSLDKTLEFLRNSGSSGNAIKAIEIQKDNFLKASLLPYLAETSFLPSAGIPTGLVQCILGLENGSEYPTMHLSQAISSYAPGSKIIKNEWVYEPTGIRLKSKYDNSTSRYILQNCTNCGYTTINYGSAMTGCPKCGKPNSMHGIRDISASTEQRFTEVVEPAAFSVAYGSKPTRKMDNSPMNFIQPVLLEMEPWQKRTSSAKLTVRCSTPKSEILFYNRGRNGYGYAFCPYCGRMQSEKAMDSAESLMAGHKHLSSGSTCPGGESNGSSIRRHVLLVGRYQTDFVEIKFYDKFDNQVDDTETLYSLGVILSRKLTELLGVNEGEIEFGYDNINHSIFIYDTALGGAGYSTLFREYKDIVLDMAYKALKGCDCERSCTKCLIDRRSQWYLNYLNRQKVIDWMETERLARIAPSEITDIVPSASGISSDLATEFSQLCRNQNLRSLRIFIDNDYSLWCPSEYPFNRLVEDLKVHGVSVVFVLNKELKISEIPYEERAMILSAIFKWQFGVYNATLPSNLKPLIEAELNDGSRKLYFGTGIVRTLSDKWGSGVIYQAPSPIEFIYSAILPESIINQLASETDSIMFDTRIKEDCSISEVFKSLMNYKVDKWELIKNRLESKSVSIEYSDRYLYTPLGCMIFAHMLKSLEEFLNIQITQIILNLTKPYGNSGVAAEDVNVCDNFGSSADRNLFLAKVIESLTGITPTITDSGYIQHERSLAIRSLDNELFIRPDAGIANGWKPFGRSNSDLKVKSVCDNLEINLPLYNQKKNGEGILYTVSFNIK, from the coding sequence ATGGATTACTCAAACTTCTATATATCAGCTGAACGTATGCTTGTAGACTCTCTTGTAACATTATGGTTCAAGGGACGTGCCAAAGAGCAAAACTATATGCGAAAAATATTGACGGAGGATGAGCCGCTGCTTGCAGAGCCTGTCTTCCAATCAATATTTCCGTGGGAAGAGGATCGCGAAACTTTCGGAGAACACTCCAGCAAGCTTGGCATCCTTACGCCGCAATTTGTCGACGCACTAAGCAGCGAGAATGTTAATGAGGATTTAAGATTTCCCCGAGACCGCCATCCATACAAGCACCAGACAAAGAGTTGGCAGACTATGCTATCCGGAAAAGGCAAGACCATAGTCGTTACATCCGGAACGGGCTCGGGCAAGACAGAATGCTTCATGATTCCGGTGCTACAGGATATTGCGCAACGTAATGAGAAAGGTTGTGTTCAAGCGATATTTCTATATCCTTTGAATGCACTCATGAAAAGTCAACAAAAAAGGATTCATGCATGGTGCAACGCAATTCCAGACAAAGTTACTTATGCAATATATAACGGAGATACTGAAAAGTCTAAAAGGGCACAAAGTTATACTGAAAGGTTTTATCCACAACTAATTACCCGCCCCCAAATCCGACAGACTCCACCACAAGTGCTTTTCACCAACCCTACCATGCTGAATTATATGCTGGTAAGAGCGGAGGACAAAGAAATTCTTGAAAAATCAAAGGGAAAATTAAAATGGATTCTTCTCGATGAGGCTCATACATATACCGGATCGGCGGCGTCAGAGCTGGCACTACAGCTTCGTCGGGTTCTTGATGCGTTCGGAGTAACAATCGATCAAGTCAATTTTGCTGTCACATCGGCGACAATGGGCGATGAAAAGGACTCGGCAACGGAAATAAAACTTAAAAAATTTGTCGCCCAATTGACAGGTAAATCATTGGACAGCATTGTGGTTATCGGAGGCAAACGTGTAATTCCTGAAATGGATAGAGCGAAAGCACAAGATGCGATAAATGCTGTAAATAGAGAATTTAGCACTAATATTACATTAGAAGCGATTGAGCGATTAAGAGCAAAACTAAACTCTAAGCCGGTTCTTACAACGAATGAAATAGCAAAACTACTTGACACCAAGATTGCAAAAAGCAGAATCAAGTCGCTGAGGCTGATAGACGTACTGGGAAATAAAATACCCGGACTTAACCTGGCTGACGGGAAAGAGGCAGCATTGTTACCTTCAAGGGCGCACTTTTTTATTCGTTCAATAAATGGTGTATATGTCTGTGTCAATCCCGAATGCGATAGACATAAAGACCATAGACTGAACATTGGGAACCTTACTACATATCAGAACACAAACTGCCCGTCATGCAAGTCAAAAATGCTTGAAGTGACAACGTGTCCTTCATGCGGCGGTCTTATTGTATTCGGAGAGACAAGCAATTCAAAAGGATTCCGTATGCACACCAATGTCATAGATTTGGACAAAATGTTATTCTATGATGAAAGTGATGATATTTCTGTTTTGGAGGAACAATCTGCTGAAATCACAAACAACGATGAAGATACAGACGGCTTCGCACCTTTCTATTTAGCCAAACCAGAAGGGAAATGTCTCCGTCACCACACAATGGAACATCTGCATCTATTTGATCATAAGGAAGGAAAAATAAAAATTGCCCCAGAAGGCATAGACTGGGAAATTGCTTATAAATCGCTTCGTCATTCGGATAGGAACCAACAGCTCTGCCCTCATTGTGGAAATGCCATAAAAGATAGAAACTATTTGCGAGCCAGTGCAACCCAGATGGGTCGCATTTTAACCTCTCTGATCCTTGACAATGCGGAGGTAAGCAAAGGTAGAGATGCCGAGACTTTATATGATGGACGCAAATATATCACCTTTACTGACAATAGACAAGGATCCGCACGTTCTGCTATGGGTATAAACCAAGATGTGGAAAGAGCATGGATAAGGTCTTCGATTTTTCATAAACTTGCGGATAAACGCCTTGATTTGGTACAACCGGCAGGGTTATCGGATTCGGAAAGTCAACTCTATAATTATTTGACTTCTCAACCTCGTGAGTCTCTTCCTCAAATGCTTTTAGAACAGTTGATACTATTGGAAACAAAGAAAACTGGTAATTCATCTGTTCCAGCTCCTCCAGAAATAGGATGGGACGAACTTATGAGGAATCTTGAAAACGATGTAGAGTTCAGAACGCTTTACAAGCATGTTAAGGAAACACATGGTAATCGCAAATATCCCAACCAGTCGTCTTACCTTAAAGCATTGCTTGTTGATCAGTTCGGCTGGATTCCTCGCCGTGCCAATTCACTTGAAAATATGGGCTTTGTGAGATTGGTATATCCAGACCTTAGAAAAGCCAAATGCCCCACTATTTTGGCTTCAAAGGGTTGTACGAATCAAGATTGGCAAGACTTCCTTAAAATATGTCTTGACTACCAGATTCGTGGAGGACGGCATTATATGCTATCTGATGAGTTCAATAACTATCTCACTCAAATTAATTTTACATCCGCAATCTACCCGTCAAATTCGGAGCTGCGAAAGAATGGAATCCCAGTAACCAAATGGCCTAAACTAAGACATGGCCGATCAGGAGTAAGTGATTCCCAGTCAAGGCTCGTATTGCTTTTATGCGCTTTTCTTGGATATGATAATGAAAGTGAATTCAATCAGGAAAAGTCAGCAAATGTAGACAGTGTTCTCAAAGAGGCATGGGATTTTTTGACCACCAATATTCTAACACCCGTAGATAGCGAGAACAATGGCTATATGCTTGATTTGCTTGGGCCGAAAGTGCGGTTGCAGCAAATAGTAACTGGGCATGTCTGTCCGGTTGATAATGTCATCGTTGATGTGGTATTCAAGGGATATAGCCCACGCATGAACGGATATATCGGGAAAGAAAATTTTGAACGTTTTCTCGTAACGCAGACCTTTGATTATCCATATTTCCCTTTTCGAACTATCGAATGGTCTGATAAAAGTGTCAAAGAATGGATTGAATCCAATCTTTCCAAACTTATGAAAACTGGACTCTATTCTGATATACATGAACGAATATATCTGAAAAGGCCTATCTTCCTCGCCGCAGAACACTCGGCTCAACAGTCCAATGAAGATCTTGACCGCTTTGAGAAGGATTTCAATGCTGGACACCTAAATATATTATCATGTTCAACCACTATGGAGATGGGAGTTGACATCGGTGGTATAAGTGAGGTCGTAATGAATAATGTTCCGCCTAAGTCTTCAAATTATCTCCAGAGGGCTGGGCGAGCAGGTCGTCGTAATGAGTCCAAAGCCTTAGCTCTGACATTTTGCGCCCCCAATCCAATAGGAAGTCATACATGGACCCATCCTCATTATCCTATAACTCATTTGACAGAGACACCTCTGCTGAAACTGGAAAGCCGCCAACTGATTCAACGACATATCAACGCTTTTATATTCGGACACTTTGTATCCGAACAGGGAGGCTTTAAGGTAACTTCCCGTGTGAAAGACTTTTTCATTAAGGATGACGGCTTATCGCTCTTTGATGCTTTCCTAATTCATGTTGATAAAATAGTATCTGGCCAACGTCAGGATATGGTTGAGTCGTATAATAGAATTGTACGGGGTACTGCAATTGAAAATCTTCCGTTAGAAGATGCCGCATACTCAACAAAAAGAGATATCGCAGCAACAAAGTGTGGGTTCGATACTCATTTGGGTTCCCTTGACAAGACATTGGAGTTTCTGAGAAACAGTGGTTCGTCAGGAAATGCAATCAAAGCAATTGAAATCCAAAAGGACAATTTTCTAAAGGCTTCATTGCTGCCGTATCTTGCGGAAACATCGTTTTTACCAAGTGCTGGAATTCCGACTGGCCTTGTTCAATGCATATTGGGATTGGAAAATGGCTCTGAATATCCGACAATGCATCTTAGCCAAGCGATTTCGTCCTATGCTCCGGGTAGTAAAATTATAAAAAATGAATGGGTTTACGAACCGACCGGTATCAGACTAAAATCGAAGTACGATAACAGCACTTCGAGATATATTTTGCAAAATTGCACGAATTGTGGTTATACTACAATAAATTACGGCAGTGCGATGACTGGTTGCCCAAAGTGTGGAAAGCCAAACTCTATGCACGGTATTAGAGATATTTCCGCGTCCACGGAGCAAAGATTTACCGAGGTTGTAGAGCCAGCGGCGTTCTCAGTGGCCTATGGATCAAAACCAACGAGAAAAATGGATAACAGTCCGATGAATTTTATTCAGCCGGTTCTTCTTGAAATGGAACCATGGCAAAAAAGGACATCATCGGCTAAACTTACAGTTCGCTGTTCTACTCCCAAATCCGAAATTCTTTTCTACAATAGAGGGAGGAATGGTTATGGATACGCATTTTGCCCGTATTGCGGTAGGATGCAGTCAGAGAAGGCCATGGACTCTGCCGAATCTCTTATGGCAGGACATAAACACCTATCTTCTGGTTCCACCTGCCCGGGAGGTGAATCAAATGGGAGTTCAATCAGACGTCATGTACTCCTTGTAGGCAGATACCAAACAGACTTTGTTGAAATCAAATTTTATGACAAGTTTGACAATCAAGTTGATGATACTGAGACACTATACTCCTTAGGGGTGATTCTTAGTCGTAAACTTACGGAACTACTTGGTGTCAATGAAGGGGAAATTGAATTTGGATATGATAACATTAATCACTCCATTTTCATCTATGACACGGCTCTTGGTGGGGCTGGTTATTCAACCCTTTTCAGAGAATACAAAGATATCGTATTGGATATGGCTTACAAGGCTCTGAAAGGTTGTGATTGCGAAAGGTCTTGTACGAAATGTCTGATTGACCGTCGCTCACAATGGTATCTTAACTATCTTAACCGACAAAAAGTGATCGATTGGATGGAGACAGAACGTTTGGCAAGAATTGCTCCTTCCGAAATCACCGACATCGTGCCTTCTGCTTCTGGTATATCAAGTGATTTGGCAACTGAGTTTTCACAGCTATGCCGCAATCAGAATTTGAGATCACTAAGGATTTTTATCGACAATGATTATAGTCTTTGGTGCCCATCGGAGTATCCTTTTAATCGATTGGTCGAAGATTTAAAAGTACATGGTGTAAGTGTGGTCTTTGTTCTGAATAAAGAACTAAAAATCAGCGAAATTCCCTATGAGGAAAGAGCTATGATATTATCTGCCATTTTTAAATGGCAGTTCGGGGTCTACAATGCGACTTTGCCCTCAAATCTTAAACCACTGATTGAAGCAGAATTGAATGATGGCTCAAGGAAGCTTTACTTTGGAACAGGTATTGTAAGGACATTATCTGATAAATGGGGTTCCGGTGTAATTTATCAAGCTCCATCTCCCATAGAATTCATATATTCCGCCATTCTTCCCGAAAGTATTATCAACCAGCTGGCTTCGGAAACTGATTCAATTATGTTTGATACAAGAATAAAAGAGGATTGTAGTATCTCCGAAGTATTCAAAAGTCTTATGAATTATAAGGTTGATAAATGGGAATTAATAAAGAATCGGTTAGAATCTAAATCCGTATCGATTGAGTATTCTGATCGTTACCTTTATACACCTCTGGGATGTATGATATTTGCGCACATGTTAAAATCTCTCGAAGAATTCCTGAACATCCAGATAACTCAAATAATATTAAATCTAACAAAACCATATGGCAATTCTGGTGTTGCTGCTGAAGACGTAAATGTCTGCGATAATTTTGGAAGTAGCGCAGACAGAAACTTATTCTTAGCAAAGGTTATAGAATCTCTTACAGGAATAACACCTACAATCACTGATTCCGGTTACATTCAGCATGAGCGTTCACTTGCAATACGATCATTAGATAACGAACTATTCATTAGACCAGATGCAGGAATAGCCAATGGATGGAAGCCATTCGGCCGAAGTAATTCAGACCTCAAAGTGAAATCTGTCTGTGATAATTTGGAAATTAATTTGCCTCTTTACAATCAAAAAAAGAATGGAGAGGGAATACTTTACACTGTTTCATTTAATATAAAATAG
- a CDS encoding type I restriction endonuclease subunit R, whose product MNIDNETKFEEHIEVALLASPLYVKRTPGDFDIRRRVDPDMLWQFLHAQTDTWNRLVKRFKSGDAALDAVIKDYNSKLDNGHSLVDILRKGLKIQGIPIKLMQTKPTLAGVDSALHQLYLANRFAVVRQMRYSLDKADKGNELDLCILLNGFPIITAELKNEGTGQNYTNGIWQYRHDRDPKNPMLRTALVHFVIDNNYAFMTTFLNGEDTAFLPFNVDSVNPLVPGDYATSYLWRDIWQADSLLNIIDHFIKNVQSDGKSVTYFPRYHQLRVVRNLIKWIVEDGPGHNYLIEHSAGSGKTKSMAWLAHQLVNLVNPDQTPVFDSIIMVTDRIVLNANMADDVNAFATEAGVVKDIRRGSKKLAKAINEGGRIIVSTVQKFSYALSELKREKHRNYAVIIDEAHTAIGNESAKDIVAALSTEADIQAAMIQADADGYEDQMDALMAYMQTQRQQMSHISYFAFTATPKDKTYALFGKKTPEGYVAHDYYTMKQAIDEKFILDVLRNYTTYRTMFEYIEKNTAHPTMAMTTEGVAKEPEELYGEKKSVALILRKLNTEPENMTLKARLALSYFMQHTRNKIGGRAKAMFVSDSRASAVRYKKIFDNLIAEEYGSEFKTLVAFSGEVELPDGSKYTEDKMNGWGIKDDKIRETFDTPEYRILIVADKFQTGFDQPLLHTMFVDKTLGGIQCIQTLSRLNRCYDKGGVKKEDTMVIDFRNDADAVQKAFQKYYQTTILTGEVDTQRLYTLLDDIKAFKLYNDSERDRVVEYMMKQDVASAVSLCNSIVKERETPLSNDDKDKYRKLVNRYIRSYGFMAQLLTYCDPDLEREYIFLRALYPRLQYTRETLPMEILDRVDLNKLRLQMIMEGTIALEEEDAELKSSRIGDVKAPAEDEKRSLREILDIVNEPYKGFLDDHDIVLRPLNHLMLTDEKINEAVRSGNSYGVLRELFSERAQDLVLDMSGKGIDLYEEFINDTPFAREYIRGILDMALRNNQQSSIDLDLHRLAEKIVAEIREEFVELAQTSRRLDEVAEYLINVIQKRAAKPGLNGANDLLINSFNHLLCNEHLTELDRRAHFNTLVGKFEPFLKKLYYLINNRELTTREGSADSTTFSDCIFGHDSLKRLKHTTDARYFRFRDYLDKVRGWRNEEAHSAPEIPDAELREAVHILVTMYAYVISRSITDLEMNGL is encoded by the coding sequence ATGAATATCGACAACGAAACCAAATTTGAAGAACATATCGAAGTGGCACTTTTAGCCTCTCCCCTATATGTAAAGCGGACTCCCGGTGATTTCGACATCAGGCGACGGGTTGACCCGGATATGCTCTGGCAATTCCTCCACGCCCAGACCGACACCTGGAACCGCCTTGTCAAACGCTTCAAGTCGGGCGACGCGGCTCTCGATGCTGTAATCAAGGACTACAACTCGAAACTCGACAACGGTCATTCGCTGGTGGATATTCTGCGGAAGGGCTTGAAGATACAGGGAATTCCCATCAAATTGATGCAGACCAAACCGACACTCGCCGGCGTAGATTCCGCCTTGCACCAGCTTTATCTCGCCAACCGCTTCGCCGTGGTACGCCAGATGCGTTATTCCCTCGACAAAGCCGACAAAGGGAATGAACTTGACCTCTGCATATTGCTCAACGGTTTTCCTATTATCACCGCCGAACTGAAAAACGAAGGCACAGGCCAAAACTACACCAACGGAATCTGGCAATACCGCCACGACCGCGACCCGAAGAATCCGATGCTCCGCACTGCGTTGGTGCATTTCGTCATCGACAACAACTATGCCTTCATGACCACCTTCCTCAACGGCGAGGATACGGCATTTCTGCCCTTCAATGTGGATTCGGTCAATCCGCTGGTGCCGGGCGATTACGCCACAAGTTACCTATGGCGCGATATATGGCAGGCGGATTCCCTGTTAAACATAATCGACCACTTCATCAAGAACGTGCAAAGCGATGGTAAGAGCGTCACCTACTTTCCCCGCTACCATCAGTTGCGCGTGGTGCGCAATCTTATCAAATGGATCGTAGAGGATGGTCCGGGACACAATTACCTGATCGAGCACTCGGCAGGCAGCGGCAAGACAAAGTCGATGGCTTGGCTTGCACACCAGCTGGTGAACCTTGTCAATCCCGACCAGACTCCGGTGTTCGACTCCATCATCATGGTTACAGACCGCATCGTGCTGAATGCAAATATGGCGGACGATGTTAACGCATTCGCCACAGAGGCCGGTGTGGTTAAGGACATCCGCCGTGGCAGCAAGAAACTCGCCAAAGCAATCAACGAAGGTGGAAGAATAATCGTCAGCACTGTTCAGAAATTCAGTTATGCGCTCAGTGAACTGAAACGCGAAAAGCACCGCAACTATGCCGTGATAATCGACGAGGCCCACACCGCAATCGGCAACGAGAGCGCCAAAGACATAGTGGCGGCACTCTCAACCGAAGCCGACATACAGGCTGCGATGATACAGGCGGATGCAGATGGTTATGAAGACCAAATGGATGCCCTCATGGCATATATGCAGACACAGCGTCAGCAGATGAGCCATATCAGTTACTTCGCTTTCACAGCAACACCGAAAGACAAGACATACGCACTCTTCGGAAAGAAAACACCCGAGGGATATGTGGCGCACGACTATTATACGATGAAGCAGGCCATCGACGAGAAGTTTATTCTCGACGTGCTCCGCAACTACACCACCTACAGAACGATGTTTGAATACATCGAGAAGAACACTGCGCATCCTACAATGGCGATGACTACGGAAGGTGTGGCCAAAGAACCGGAAGAACTCTACGGCGAGAAGAAATCGGTGGCGCTGATTCTTCGGAAACTCAACACCGAACCGGAGAACATGACGCTGAAAGCGCGGCTTGCGCTCAGCTACTTCATGCAGCATACGCGCAACAAAATCGGAGGACGGGCGAAGGCAATGTTCGTGAGCGACAGCCGGGCTTCGGCAGTGCGCTACAAGAAGATTTTCGACAATCTGATTGCCGAGGAATACGGGAGCGAGTTCAAGACCCTCGTGGCATTCTCCGGAGAAGTGGAACTTCCCGACGGCTCGAAATACACAGAGGACAAGATGAACGGTTGGGGTATCAAAGACGACAAAATCCGCGAGACATTCGACACGCCGGAATACCGCATACTGATCGTGGCCGACAAGTTCCAGACCGGTTTCGACCAGCCTTTACTCCACACCATGTTTGTGGATAAGACACTTGGCGGCATCCAGTGCATACAGACCCTATCACGCCTCAACCGCTGCTATGACAAGGGAGGCGTGAAGAAAGAGGACACGATGGTTATCGACTTCCGCAACGATGCCGATGCAGTGCAGAAGGCATTCCAGAAATATTATCAGACCACCATTCTCACAGGAGAGGTAGATACCCAGCGTCTTTATACCCTTCTCGACGACATCAAGGCTTTCAAACTTTACAATGATTCGGAACGTGACCGCGTGGTTGAATACATGATGAAGCAGGATGTTGCCTCTGCCGTATCACTCTGCAATTCGATTGTAAAGGAGCGTGAGACTCCGCTGAGCAATGATGATAAGGACAAATATCGTAAACTTGTGAACCGCTACATACGCAGTTATGGTTTCATGGCTCAGCTACTCACATACTGCGACCCCGATTTAGAACGTGAGTATATCTTCCTCCGTGCCCTTTATCCCCGTCTGCAATACACACGCGAGACTCTGCCGATGGAGATTCTCGACCGCGTTGACCTCAACAAACTTCGTCTCCAGATGATAATGGAGGGAACCATAGCGCTCGAAGAGGAGGACGCCGAATTGAAATCGTCACGTATAGGAGATGTAAAGGCCCCGGCGGAAGATGAGAAACGCTCGCTGCGCGAGATTCTCGACATCGTGAACGAGCCATACAAAGGTTTTTTGGATGACCATGACATCGTGCTCCGTCCGCTGAACCACCTGATGCTTACCGACGAGAAGATAAACGAAGCAGTCAGAAGCGGTAATTCATATGGCGTGTTGCGCGAACTGTTCTCGGAACGCGCTCAGGACCTGGTGCTCGATATGAGTGGCAAGGGCATAGATCTTTACGAGGAATTTATCAACGACACGCCGTTTGCACGCGAATATATCCGTGGCATTCTCGACATGGCATTGCGCAACAACCAGCAAAGCAGCATCGACCTTGATCTGCATCGCCTCGCCGAGAAGATTGTGGCTGAAATACGCGAAGAATTTGTTGAACTGGCGCAGACATCCCGTCGGCTCGATGAGGTTGCAGAGTATCTTATCAATGTAATTCAGAAGAGAGCTGCCAAACCGGGACTGAACGGAGCCAATGATCTGCTGATTAACTCATTCAACCATTTGCTTTGCAATGAACACTTGACTGAGCTGGACCGGCGTGCCCATTTCAACACTCTTGTCGGAAAATTCGAGCCTTTCCTGAAGAAGCTATACTACCTCATCAATAACAGGGAGTTGACTACACGCGAAGGCTCAGCCGACAGCACCACATTCTCAGATTGCATCTTCGGTCACGACTCCTTAAAGCGCCTGAAGCATACGACAGATGCGCGTTACTTCCGCTTCCGCGACTATCTGGATAAAGTACGCGGCTGGAGAAACGAAGAAGCGCATAGCGCCCCGGAAATTCCGGATGCCGAATTGCGTGAGGCAGTACATATCCTTGTGACCATGTACGCCTACGTCATATCCCGCAGCATTACCGACCTCGAAATGAACGGGTTATAA